In Zingiber officinale cultivar Zhangliang chromosome 6A, Zo_v1.1, whole genome shotgun sequence, a single genomic region encodes these proteins:
- the LOC121997122 gene encoding non-specific lipid-transfer protein 1-like — translation MARSMPLVAALLLVSAAVLAVAPQTAEALACGNVVTYLAPCISYARGVAKAPTMSCCNGVRNLNAAVKSKADRQMVCTCLKSTVASVSGINFSIVSGIPGKCGVTVPYPISTSVDCSKVE, via the exons ATGGCGCGCTCAATGCCTCTCGTGGCAGCTCTGCTTCTGGTGTCGGCAGCCGTGCTGGCGGTGGCGCCACAGACTGCGGAGGCGTTGGCGTGCGGGAATGTGGTGACGTACCTGGCGCCGTGCATCTCGTACGCACGAGGCGTAGCGAAAGCGCCAACGATGTCGTGCTGCAACGGCGTGCGGAACCTGAACGCGGCTGTAAAATCTAAGGCCGACCGGCAGATGGTCTGCACCTGCCTCAAGTCCACCGTCGCCTCCGTCAGTGGCATCAATTTCAGCATCGTCAGTGGCATCCCTGGCAAGTGCGGCGTCACCGTCCCCTACCCCATCTCCACCTCCGTCGACTGCAGCAA GGTGGAATAA